One Candidatus Schekmanbacteria bacterium DNA segment encodes these proteins:
- a CDS encoding glycosyltransferase family 39 protein, translating into MKYLTALLIFFLSLTLLYTSTDSIGITCDEAWLNDTAAKSFASWMKFSLVSVSGGAFSSFRSRGIVEKYFGEHLHYHPPFGRMIHAISWGLFKNIIGDIKSLRLSPEIMFSITCALIFLLALRITDIPSALIASLGLLFMPRMFGQAHIFALDIPITFMWVLTIYFFITGIEKKYFSVLFAITLGLALCTKAHALMIPVALLVWIIFYPDKKAAKFILYGALISPFVFYLSNPWLWVDFWPHLAGFFEGMSTHTNDFIVKTFYLGNTYDSNKVPWHYAPLITLLTIPAPLVILIVAGAGTSIYYLLKRVNWKRIDKKTDAEKFSVLFLINAILPIAAIATGIGPAYDGERLFLPSFPFLAILSGVGFYNLKNFFLKGRYKFLASIAGAVIIISSAISLYNIHPYELSYYNAFAGGLKGAQKLGLESTYWGDPFNKDVLNFLNTKLKRCRIANRCGFYSIPFDYYHKYEMLSPDVVYDQNDYEYLIINFREGFFDQEIKFYTENITPIFSAGPGGIPLIAIYRNIEKGSPSELFKNVDWGGEWLKTGTSFYDESGTPLPEQHISFTEYPFINNVYPGNAKLTTASIKAIFKAESSGTYRYKVYSTGKFSISIDSKKIFREELPSNYYEVKSFHIEKGYHNVEITFVPNSKEKRFFAVIASPSY; encoded by the coding sequence GTGAAATATTTAACTGCACTTCTAATTTTTTTTCTGTCGTTGACGCTTCTTTATACCTCAACAGATAGCATAGGTATAACTTGTGATGAGGCTTGGCTTAATGATACGGCTGCTAAGTCATTTGCCTCCTGGATGAAATTTTCACTGGTTTCCGTTTCCGGTGGAGCTTTTTCATCATTCAGAAGCAGAGGAATAGTTGAAAAATATTTTGGTGAACACCTCCACTATCATCCGCCATTTGGCAGGATGATTCACGCCATTTCATGGGGTCTGTTCAAAAACATTATTGGCGACATAAAATCCTTAAGACTCTCTCCCGAAATAATGTTCTCAATAACATGTGCACTTATATTTCTACTCGCTCTCAGGATAACGGATATACCATCAGCCCTCATAGCATCATTGGGGCTTCTTTTTATGCCGCGCATGTTCGGACAGGCGCATATCTTCGCCCTCGACATACCCATAACATTTATGTGGGTATTGACCATCTATTTCTTTATCACAGGTATTGAAAAAAAATATTTCTCTGTTTTATTTGCAATAACACTTGGCTTAGCTTTATGCACAAAAGCTCATGCATTAATGATACCTGTCGCATTATTAGTGTGGATAATCTTCTATCCGGACAAGAAAGCAGCAAAGTTTATCCTTTATGGAGCTCTAATCTCTCCATTTGTTTTTTACCTGTCCAATCCCTGGCTTTGGGTTGATTTCTGGCCCCACCTTGCAGGGTTTTTTGAAGGCATGTCTACACACACAAACGATTTTATTGTAAAAACATTTTATCTCGGTAATACATACGATTCAAATAAAGTCCCATGGCACTATGCTCCTCTAATAACTCTACTTACTATTCCTGCTCCATTAGTAATCCTTATTGTAGCAGGAGCAGGTACAAGCATTTATTATCTTTTAAAAAGAGTAAATTGGAAAAGAATTGATAAAAAGACAGATGCTGAAAAATTTTCTGTTCTATTTTTAATAAATGCTATCCTTCCAATTGCCGCAATTGCGACAGGGATTGGTCCTGCTTATGACGGAGAAAGACTTTTCCTTCCTTCTTTTCCATTCCTTGCAATTCTTTCAGGGGTTGGATTTTATAATTTAAAGAACTTTTTCCTGAAAGGAAGATACAAATTTCTTGCATCCATCGCAGGCGCGGTTATCATAATTTCTTCCGCAATTTCCTTATATAACATCCATCCCTACGAGCTTTCTTATTACAATGCCTTTGCAGGCGGTCTTAAAGGGGCGCAAAAACTTGGTCTTGAAAGCACATACTGGGGTGATCCATTTAACAAAGATGTGCTAAATTTTTTAAATACAAAGCTTAAGCGTTGCAGAATCGCTAACAGGTGCGGATTTTATTCTATCCCATTTGACTATTACCATAAATATGAGATGCTCTCACCTGATGTTGTCTATGATCAAAACGATTATGAATATCTAATAATCAATTTCCGCGAAGGTTTTTTTGACCAGGAAATAAAATTTTACACTGAAAACATAACTCCTATTTTTTCGGCAGGTCCTGGTGGGATACCGCTCATTGCGATATACAGGAATATAGAGAAAGGGAGCCCTAGTGAGCTTTTCAAGAACGTGGACTGGGGAGGAGAGTGGCTGAAAACTGGAACCTCTTTTTATGATGAAAGTGGCACCCCCTTACCAGAACAACATATTTCTTTTACGGAGTATCCTTTTATCAATAATGTCTATCCGGGAAATGCTAAATTAACGACAGCCTCTATCAAGGCAATTTTTAAGGCAGAAAGCAGCGGAACTTACAGATACAAAGTTTATTCGACCGGGAAATTTTCTATCTCAATAGACTCAAAAAAAATCTTTAGAGAGGAATTACCTTCAAACTATTATGAAGTAAAATCTTTCCATATTGAGAAGGGATATCATAATGTGGAAATAACATTTGTGCCAAATTCAAAGGAAAAAAGGTTTTTTGCAGTAATCGCTTCGCCATCCTATTAA
- a CDS encoding prepilin-type N-terminal cleavage/methylation domain-containing protein, translating to MKNAKSYKGFTLIEIMVSVVLASIILVTLYSLFTSQQKTYNSQDLIVEMQQNVRTALDTMVRDLRTMGYGIPTVSNPSAIEAITSATENSITFKVDMDDVSASLVSDYTAPGTTLSVNTVSDSSSSYYYGRFSAGDTIYITDGYKWNSTMISASAVGSLTITPLTDYFPAGSVLHVIHSITFSQSPSNHLHSTSTSTNKITRSIDGGSAQPVVDDIDYLEFKYYDENDNLLGSVTPYKGVALSSSEKNSVRKIKVLVIARTMREDPYYKDSGTYNCGDTYSDRYHRITLESDIKLRNIGSD from the coding sequence ATGAAAAATGCTAAATCATATAAGGGGTTTACTCTTATAGAGATAATGGTTTCCGTAGTATTGGCATCAATAATATTAGTTACTCTCTATTCCTTATTTACCAGTCAGCAAAAAACATACAACTCGCAGGACCTTATAGTCGAGATGCAGCAGAATGTAAGGACTGCATTGGATACAATGGTGAGGGATTTAAGAACTATGGGTTATGGTATTCCAACTGTTAGTAACCCATCAGCCATTGAAGCCATAACTTCTGCAACGGAGAATAGCATAACTTTCAAAGTTGATATGGATGATGTAAGTGCGAGTCTTGTTTCAGACTATACTGCGCCGGGAACAACGCTTTCTGTCAATACCGTCAGCGACAGTTCCTCTTCCTACTACTATGGACGTTTTTCAGCAGGAGACACTATTTATATAACTGACGGTTATAAATGGAATTCCACTATGATATCAGCAAGCGCTGTAGGGAGTCTCACTATAACACCTCTTACAGATTATTTTCCGGCAGGCTCAGTCCTCCATGTCATACATTCAATTACTTTCTCGCAAAGTCCTTCCAATCATCTTCACTCCACATCAACATCAACTAATAAGATAACAAGAAGTATTGATGGAGGCTCAGCCCAACCTGTAGTTGATGATATTGACTATCTTGAGTTCAAGTATTATGATGAAAACGATAATCTGCTCGGGAGTGTGACTCCATATAAGGGAGTTGCCCTTAGTTCATCAGAGAAAAATAGTGTAAGGAAGATTAAGGTGCTTGTTATTGCGCGTACAATGAGAGAGGATCCATATTATAAGGACAGCGGAACGTATAACTGCGGGGATACATATAGTGACCGTTATCACAGAATAACTCTTGAATCTGATATTAAATTAAGGAATATAGGATCGGATTAA
- a CDS encoding amidophosphoribosyltransferase, with protein MCKSKIKSDTFEENCGIFGIYGHPEAANLTYLGLYALQHRGQEGAGICSSDGEIIYHSKSNGLVAEIFTAEKLKKLKGYIAIGHNRYSTTGSSKLKNVQPFYANYSFGSIAIGHNGNLVNAKGLRGMLQSKGALFLSSSDTEVIIHLIAQSEKKLLVDRIIDSLAQVKGSYSLVILAEKQLICIRDPRGFRPLVMGKLGNSTVVASETCALDLIGANSVREVEPGEMIIVDENGVTSLKPFPPEKTSLCIFEFIYFARPDSYIFGQSVHSVRKRFGRELARENIVKADVVIPVPDSGVVAALGYSEESGIPFDKGLIRNHYVGRTFIEPEQSIRNFGVKVKLNPVKDVINGKRVVIIDDSIVRGTTSQKIIKMIRDAGAKEIHMRISSPPTSYPCYYGIDTPTRKELIASFNSVEEIRKFIGADSLAYLSVEAIGAAVKDSDNSVFCKACFTGKYPVEIEDGADNQMELF; from the coding sequence ATCTGTAAGTCAAAAATAAAGAGCGATACATTTGAAGAAAACTGCGGCATTTTCGGAATCTACGGCCACCCGGAAGCAGCTAACCTCACCTATTTAGGTCTCTATGCACTCCAACACCGAGGACAGGAAGGTGCAGGGATATGCTCCTCTGACGGTGAGATTATTTATCATTCGAAATCGAACGGACTTGTTGCCGAGATATTCACGGCGGAGAAGCTGAAAAAACTAAAAGGTTATATAGCAATTGGTCATAACCGTTATTCCACGACCGGTTCCAGCAAGCTAAAAAATGTACAGCCTTTTTATGCCAACTATTCCTTTGGAAGCATAGCAATCGGTCATAACGGCAACCTTGTGAATGCCAAGGGACTAAGGGGAATGTTACAATCGAAAGGGGCTCTCTTCCTTTCAAGCTCGGACACAGAGGTAATAATCCACCTTATTGCACAATCGGAAAAGAAATTACTTGTAGACAGGATAATAGATTCACTTGCGCAGGTTAAGGGTTCCTATTCGCTGGTCATACTGGCTGAAAAGCAGCTCATATGTATAAGAGATCCCCGTGGATTCAGGCCGCTTGTTATGGGAAAGCTGGGCAATTCGACAGTGGTTGCTTCCGAGACATGTGCACTGGATCTTATCGGTGCAAATTCAGTCAGGGAAGTTGAACCGGGTGAGATGATCATAGTTGACGAAAATGGGGTTACAAGTCTCAAACCATTTCCTCCTGAAAAAACATCGCTATGCATATTCGAGTTTATTTATTTTGCAAGACCTGACAGTTATATTTTCGGACAAAGCGTTCACAGTGTGCGGAAGAGATTTGGAAGGGAGCTTGCAAGGGAGAACATTGTTAAAGCAGATGTTGTTATCCCTGTTCCGGACTCGGGAGTCGTAGCAGCATTAGGTTATTCCGAGGAATCAGGAATCCCTTTTGATAAGGGACTTATAAGGAACCACTACGTGGGGCGTACATTCATCGAGCCGGAGCAATCAATAAGGAATTTTGGGGTAAAGGTGAAACTTAATCCGGTTAAAGATGTTATAAACGGGAAAAGGGTTGTAATAATTGATGACAGTATAGTTCGCGGAACAACAAGCCAGAAGATAATCAAGATGATCCGTGATGCCGGTGCTAAAGAAATACATATGAGAATAAGTTCTCCTCCGACTTCATATCCCTGCTACTACGGTATTGATACACCTACCAGAAAGGAGCTTATAGCATCCTTTAACTCTGTTGAAGAGATAAGAAAATTTATAGGTGCAGATTCCCTTGCCTATTTGAGTGTCGAAGCGATTGGGGCTGCAGTGAAGGATAGCGATAACTCAGTTTTCTGCAAAGCCTGTTTTACCGGTAAATATCCAGTTGAAATTGAAGACGGAGCTGACAACCAGATGGAGCTTTTTTAA
- a CDS encoding pilus assembly PilX N-terminal domain-containing protein, whose product MVKLSKILKNERGMVLVIAMLILVMLTVLGLGAVMITSTELKISGNLKTSTDALYTAEGGMEITEGNLKTSAVSNFSGSSGTGNNTQIYTIGQSPRTTIMNPLNWVDTTWYINGSLSTLLSTSNADTAWSICKRISVGRNSSKITIPRLQWLWSNPTSITFRKVQSQFVSTSEISTTKQIEADIEVKFENNFLFFQTFKNPTSTTTDIDNITSNNVVIGAQGYDLGIDPALSKITGICTNDSTDKAIIIYRDIDNNISTPGWTIVGEAEVNTVNKTFCLSNTHGYRYTPYGGSGEEPVCIPSGGDYIPDTSGAPSLSLSNGQIYKVELVDISSLTRSSGNPSSSTSGTWVSNSYNKW is encoded by the coding sequence ATGGTAAAATTATCAAAAATATTAAAAAATGAGAGAGGTATGGTTCTCGTTATAGCCATGCTTATACTGGTAATGTTAACCGTTCTCGGGTTAGGTGCAGTAATGATTACATCTACTGAGCTTAAAATCTCTGGAAATTTAAAAACATCAACAGACGCCCTTTACACTGCTGAAGGAGGAATGGAGATTACAGAAGGGAATCTTAAAACAAGCGCTGTCAGCAATTTCTCAGGGTCGAGCGGAACAGGCAATAATACACAGATTTATACAATAGGGCAGTCTCCGAGAACAACTATTATGAATCCGCTTAACTGGGTTGATACAACATGGTATATTAATGGCAGTTTAAGTACGCTTTTGAGTACAAGTAATGCTGATACCGCCTGGAGTATTTGCAAAAGAATTTCTGTGGGGAGAAATTCTTCTAAAATAACCATTCCCCGTCTGCAATGGCTTTGGTCAAATCCAACATCGATAACATTCCGTAAAGTGCAATCTCAATTTGTCTCTACATCGGAGATATCTACTACTAAACAAATTGAAGCTGATATAGAGGTTAAATTCGAAAACAACTTTCTTTTCTTCCAAACTTTTAAGAACCCGACAAGTACTACTACTGATATTGATAATATAACTAGCAATAATGTTGTGATAGGAGCGCAGGGTTATGATTTAGGTATAGATCCGGCCTTGAGTAAAATAACCGGCATATGTACCAATGACAGTACAGACAAAGCAATCATTATTTATAGGGATATTGATAACAATATCTCAACTCCCGGGTGGACGATAGTCGGGGAAGCTGAAGTGAACACTGTAAATAAGACCTTCTGTCTCAGCAACACGCATGGATATCGCTACACACCCTACGGTGGATCCGGAGAAGAACCGGTGTGTATTCCAAGCGGTGGAGACTATATACCCGATACGTCAGGAGCACCATCGTTATCATTAAGTAATGGGCAAATTTACAAAGTAGAACTGGTTGATATAAGTTCACTTACCAGATCTTCGGGAAACCCTTCTTCATCTACTAGCGGAACATGGGTTTCAAATTCATACAATAAATGGTAG
- the bamD gene encoding outer membrane protein assembly factor BamD, whose product MKRIFFLLLVMFLLSGCTRISRDELENIEKTIDTGNYPLAVLTLDKLTTQYPNDPIVYYLLGFSSLKNDDSSKALKAFRKTFEIKKNYSTMVGDIDVANFLAGNSLSGSDTLFMAAMREIDTIFLKHKEGEVQDRIRYHKAMLLLLAKEYGKAVNELQQVMDNDFHSEYDSMAQLKIGIIKVDFLHQESEGLKEVEKVLTLYPGSEEAPEAMFWLAEQRRKAAQMFGNRAESLEKFYNSWDNVKEFEGERKEAIAQARKDRARETENFRSAVKVLNDLIKRFPNSSLSSDATEVIKNMNQSKNNKE is encoded by the coding sequence TTGAAAAGAATATTTTTTTTGTTACTTGTCATGTTCCTGCTCTCAGGATGTACACGCATAAGCCGCGATGAACTTGAGAACATTGAAAAAACAATAGACACTGGTAATTACCCTCTTGCCGTTCTAACGCTTGATAAATTAACAACTCAATACCCTAATGATCCTATAGTTTATTATCTGTTAGGCTTTTCCTCGCTAAAAAACGATGATTCTTCTAAAGCTCTCAAAGCTTTTAGGAAAACATTTGAGATAAAAAAGAATTATTCAACCATGGTAGGTGATATAGATGTAGCGAACTTTCTTGCTGGAAACAGCTTAAGTGGAAGCGATACTTTGTTTATGGCAGCTATGCGGGAAATAGATACTATTTTTCTTAAGCATAAAGAGGGAGAAGTTCAAGACCGCATAAGATATCATAAGGCAATGCTTCTTCTTTTGGCAAAGGAATATGGAAAAGCTGTAAATGAGCTTCAGCAAGTCATGGATAATGATTTTCATTCAGAATATGATTCCATGGCTCAATTAAAGATAGGAATTATAAAAGTAGATTTTTTGCATCAGGAATCAGAAGGATTAAAAGAAGTTGAAAAAGTTTTGACTTTATATCCGGGTTCTGAGGAAGCTCCGGAGGCGATGTTTTGGCTTGCAGAGCAAAGGAGAAAGGCAGCGCAGATGTTTGGGAACAGGGCAGAATCACTGGAAAAGTTTTACAATTCATGGGATAATGTAAAAGAATTTGAAGGTGAAAGGAAGGAAGCCATAGCGCAAGCCAGAAAGGACAGAGCAAGGGAGACTGAAAATTTCAGAAGTGCTGTTAAAGTACTTAATGACCTTATCAAGCGGTTTCCCAATAGTTCTTTATCATCTGATGCAACTGAAGTTATTAAAAATATGAATCAGAGTAAAAACAACAAAGAATAA
- a CDS encoding YihY/virulence factor BrkB family protein: protein MIKKLLSICKIYGIAIKNTFDDEGTTKAAALSFYAFFSLFPLILIFFSILGFIVDSPDISRKAALFLKDFFPASISSIERSIAYSINSKHKLGVIGFLILLSSAVYFFTALEEAINKAWKVKSERHFIRKKFLSFAIMFIAGIILLTSISSMSFIYMLSGFTIIPDLVNGIFPMQDLIYEILTSLTSFLLFLSFYKFLPNTQVTFREILPGTMITALMWEILLNGFTFFIRSFTDYKVLYGPVTTLITILSWIYVSCFIIIIGAEFCSEYAREKRER from the coding sequence ATGATAAAAAAATTACTATCAATTTGTAAAATTTACGGTATCGCCATAAAAAATACCTTCGACGATGAAGGCACAACAAAGGCAGCAGCCTTGTCATTCTATGCCTTCTTTTCCCTGTTTCCTCTTATATTGATATTTTTTTCCATACTGGGATTTATCGTAGATTCACCTGATATCAGCAGAAAAGCAGCATTATTCCTCAAGGACTTCTTTCCCGCATCAATATCTTCTATTGAAAGGAGCATAGCCTATTCTATTAACTCAAAACATAAACTGGGAGTTATTGGTTTTTTGATTCTGCTCTCCTCTGCAGTTTATTTTTTCACAGCACTTGAAGAAGCGATAAACAAAGCATGGAAAGTGAAGTCTGAAAGACATTTCATAAGGAAGAAGTTCCTATCCTTTGCAATAATGTTCATAGCAGGTATTATTCTTCTAACCTCTATTTCTTCAATGTCATTTATTTACATGCTAAGCGGTTTCACCATTATACCCGACCTGGTAAATGGAATATTTCCAATGCAAGACTTGATATACGAAATTCTTACATCACTAACGTCATTTCTTCTTTTTTTATCGTTCTATAAATTTCTTCCCAATACTCAAGTAACATTTAGAGAAATACTCCCCGGAACTATGATAACTGCTTTGATGTGGGAAATCCTGCTCAATGGATTTACTTTTTTTATCAGGTCGTTTACTGACTACAAGGTGCTTTACGGCCCGGTGACAACACTTATAACGATATTAAGTTGGATATATGTATCCTGCTTTATAATAATAATCGGAGCGGAGTTTTGTTCTGAATACGCACGTGAAAAGAGGGAAAGATAA
- a CDS encoding DUF1349 domain-containing protein, which produces MKHIIILVILLFVLTSPALAIYKWTDSKGAIHFTDLPPSEASQIENLKLQTGPAALTDTFDDDVVSKAWLRANSNDPNIFIEKDDNLIIIAPGNTDMWYDTFTAPLLYKRINGTLNFEAEVKLEFKSNGSDKGGLILWTDDRGRNDFLLLCKSKNEDINFRRITGKESVKGTEPGYTDDSISFKLVKDGENFSAYYSKDGTDWAELGSLIFQPGVNLNIGLFSCSWKPAPSKATFYYFVVKQK; this is translated from the coding sequence ATGAAACATATTATAATTCTTGTAATTTTACTTTTTGTCTTAACATCGCCGGCCTTGGCAATTTATAAATGGACTGATTCAAAGGGAGCGATTCACTTTACTGATCTTCCTCCTTCTGAGGCTTCTCAGATTGAGAATTTAAAACTCCAGACAGGTCCAGCAGCGCTTACTGATACTTTTGATGATGATGTTGTCAGTAAAGCATGGCTGAGGGCGAATTCAAATGATCCTAATATTTTCATTGAAAAAGATGACAACCTCATAATCATTGCTCCAGGAAATACTGATATGTGGTACGATACTTTCACAGCCCCATTGCTATACAAAAGAATAAACGGTACGTTGAATTTCGAAGCAGAAGTAAAGCTTGAATTTAAATCCAACGGATCGGACAAGGGGGGATTAATTTTATGGACAGATGATAGAGGAAGAAATGATTTTCTGCTTCTATGCAAATCCAAGAATGAAGACATAAACTTCAGAAGAATTACCGGAAAAGAGTCCGTAAAAGGAACTGAGCCAGGATATACTGATGATTCGATTAGTTTCAAGCTTGTGAAAGATGGAGAAAATTTTAGTGCATATTACAGTAAAGATGGTACTGACTGGGCAGAGCTCGGTAGTTTGATATTCCAGCCGGGTGTTAATCTTAATATTGGATTATTTTCCTGCTCATGGAAACCCGCTCCTTCAAAAGCAACATTTTACTATTTCGTGGTAAAACAAAAATAA
- a CDS encoding prepilin-type N-terminal cleavage/methylation domain-containing protein, whose product MSEIHVNRKRQDGFTFIEILVSIVILAVGLLSIAGLVTTVIKGNVSSKKTTTAIALAQTKIEELKNKPFTDSELEDTNASNNFNLSSTTSIDHSEEGIDENGEAGGYYNRIWNVANNIPSSGIKTVEVIITWQDNGAHSISFTTAIAE is encoded by the coding sequence ATGAGTGAAATACATGTAAACAGAAAAAGACAGGATGGTTTTACTTTCATAGAGATATTGGTATCCATAGTTATACTGGCGGTTGGCCTCCTTTCAATAGCAGGTCTTGTGACTACAGTTATAAAGGGCAATGTGTCGAGCAAAAAGACTACCACTGCAATTGCCTTAGCTCAGACGAAAATCGAAGAACTCAAGAATAAGCCTTTTACCGATTCTGAACTTGAAGATACAAACGCATCAAATAATTTCAATCTTAGCAGTACCACATCGATTGATCACAGTGAGGAAGGCATTGATGAAAATGGGGAAGCAGGTGGATATTATAACAGGATATGGAATGTGGCTAACAATATTCCTTCGAGCGGAATAAAAACTGTTGAGGTTATTATTACATGGCAGGACAACGGCGCACATAGCATATCCTTTACCACAGCCATTGCAGAGTGA
- the purL gene encoding phosphoribosylformylglycinamidine synthase subunit PurL: MTESVITEELIASHGLTVEEYEKICAIMGRKPNYTELGIFSVMWSEHCSYKSSRRYLKTLPTKGECVVQGPGENAGIIDLGNDIVAVFKIESHNHPSFISPYQGAGTGVGGILRDIFTMGARPIANMNSLRFGNVSNPRTRYIIEEVVAGIAGYGNCMGIPTVGGEVFFDDCYENNPLVNAFTLGIAKKDMIFYGKASGIGNPVIYIGSRTGRDGIHGATMASEEFNEESEERRPTVQVGDPFTEKLLLEACLELMEKNIILGIQDMGAAGLTCSTSEMAARANTGIEIDLSLVPLRETGMTPYEIMLSESQERMLLVSEQGKEKEIESVLRKWDLEAAVIGKVTDTGRFVVKNHGEVVADIPVPALTDDAPLYNRPLMRPSLQDKLQTLDINSIPLPQDIGSVFDLLIASPDLCSRRWVYEQYDHMVEANTVILPGSDAAVLRLEDTGKGLAVSLDGNGRYCHLDPFEGSKIAVAESARNIACSGGRPLAITNCLNFANPERPEVMWQFSEVIRGITEACNAFGTPVISGNVSFYNETTGNGIYPTPVIGMVGIIDDINCRCTQALKKENDLIILLGENREEIGGSVYLKMIHGLAAGKLPVCDLETEKRLQNAVRDSIGKGLINSAHDCSDGGLAVALAEMCMSASTLLGVDVEIDDDIRVDALLFGETQSRVVVACPKEKEEELLELLINYSINYKVLGTVTSGRFKLRALSGGKYYTIERDILEIRQAWEKGFEKNL, encoded by the coding sequence ATGACAGAATCTGTAATAACAGAAGAGCTGATAGCTTCGCACGGACTCACAGTGGAAGAATATGAGAAGATCTGCGCTATCATGGGGAGGAAGCCAAATTACACTGAGCTTGGAATTTTCTCGGTCATGTGGAGTGAGCATTGCAGTTACAAGAGCTCAAGGCGCTATCTTAAAACTTTGCCTACAAAAGGTGAGTGTGTTGTACAGGGACCGGGGGAAAATGCAGGTATAATTGATCTGGGCAATGACATTGTGGCTGTTTTTAAGATTGAAAGCCATAATCATCCTTCCTTTATTTCCCCGTATCAGGGGGCTGGAACAGGGGTTGGCGGAATCCTCCGCGATATTTTTACGATGGGAGCAAGACCCATTGCTAACATGAATTCTCTCAGGTTCGGCAATGTGAGCAATCCGAGGACACGCTATATCATTGAAGAAGTTGTTGCCGGGATTGCCGGTTACGGCAATTGCATGGGAATACCGACTGTTGGCGGAGAAGTTTTCTTTGATGATTGTTATGAAAACAATCCTCTTGTAAATGCTTTTACATTGGGGATTGCCAAAAAGGACATGATTTTCTACGGGAAGGCAAGCGGTATCGGAAATCCAGTGATTTACATAGGCTCAAGGACAGGAAGAGACGGGATTCACGGCGCCACTATGGCTTCAGAGGAATTCAATGAAGAATCAGAAGAAAGACGCCCTACAGTACAGGTGGGAGACCCTTTCACGGAGAAACTTCTCCTTGAGGCATGTCTTGAACTGATGGAGAAAAATATTATTCTCGGTATTCAGGATATGGGAGCCGCAGGGCTTACATGCTCGACATCTGAGATGGCTGCACGGGCAAATACCGGCATAGAGATAGACTTAAGCCTTGTCCCTCTGCGCGAGACTGGAATGACACCATATGAAATAATGCTTTCAGAATCGCAGGAGAGGATGCTTCTTGTCAGCGAGCAGGGAAAAGAAAAAGAGATTGAGAGCGTTCTTAGGAAATGGGACCTTGAGGCAGCTGTTATCGGGAAAGTTACTGACACGGGAAGGTTTGTTGTAAAGAACCATGGCGAGGTTGTGGCAGATATCCCTGTACCTGCACTGACTGATGATGCACCGCTATATAACAGACCGCTTATGCGTCCTTCATTACAGGATAAACTACAGACACTGGATATTAACTCCATTCCGCTTCCGCAGGATATAGGTAGTGTTTTCGATCTTCTCATAGCAAGCCCTGACCTTTGCAGCAGGAGATGGGTATATGAGCAGTATGACCATATGGTTGAAGCCAATACGGTTATACTGCCTGGCTCTGACGCTGCCGTGCTAAGGCTTGAAGATACAGGCAAGGGACTTGCGGTCTCTCTTGATGGGAATGGAAGATATTGCCATCTTGATCCATTCGAGGGGAGTAAAATTGCTGTCGCTGAAAGCGCAAGAAATATTGCATGTTCCGGCGGACGGCCTCTTGCCATTACGAATTGTCTTAATTTTGCAAACCCTGAACGGCCCGAAGTCATGTGGCAGTTCTCTGAGGTTATAAGGGGGATAACAGAGGCGTGTAACGCCTTTGGAACACCTGTTATCAGCGGGAATGTGAGCTTTTATAATGAAACAACAGGAAACGGTATCTATCCAACACCTGTAATTGGGATGGTTGGAATTATTGATGATATAAATTGCCGCTGTACACAGGCATTAAAAAAAGAAAATGATCTGATAATCCTGCTTGGAGAAAACAGGGAAGAGATAGGCGGTAGTGTATATCTTAAAATGATCCATGGACTTGCGGCTGGAAAGCTTCCTGTCTGCGATCTTGAAACTGAAAAAAGGCTCCAGAATGCAGTAAGAGACTCTATCGGAAAAGGTCTGATTAACTCTGCCCATGATTGCTCTGACGGGGGGCTTGCTGTTGCTCTTGCAGAGATGTGCATGTCGGCATCAACTTTGCTGGGAGTCGATGTGGAGATAGATGATGACATAAGGGTTGATGCCCTTCTTTTCGGGGAAACACAATCAAGGGTTGTAGTTGCCTGTCCAAAGGAGAAGGAAGAAGAGTTGCTTGAATTACTTATTAATTATTCTATTAATTATAAAGTGCTTGGGACTGTAACATCCGGTCGGTTCAAACTCCGTGCATTATCCGGAGGAAAATATTATACAATTGAAAGAGATATACTGGAAATCAGACAAGCCTGGGAAAAAGGATTTGAAAAAAATCTGTAA